The following are from one region of the Mycolicibacterium helvum genome:
- a CDS encoding STAS domain-containing protein, translated as MSGSPIDGGTRSPLQLVTEWLSTTDVRITVAGNVDMCTAQQLSDYVFRRAGNCKLLTLDMTRVTFFDCAGFSALANIDERCQQANVTWMIQAAPCMSRVVNICDPFNELPMASGGQFESACA; from the coding sequence ATGTCCGGTTCGCCTATCGACGGCGGAACCCGAAGTCCACTGCAACTCGTCACCGAATGGCTGAGCACCACTGACGTTCGGATCACCGTCGCCGGCAACGTCGACATGTGCACGGCCCAGCAACTCAGTGACTATGTATTCCGCCGGGCAGGCAACTGCAAGCTCCTGACTCTCGATATGACCCGAGTGACGTTCTTTGACTGCGCTGGATTTTCGGCGCTCGCCAACATCGACGAGCGTTGCCAGCAGGCCAATGTCACGTGGATGATCCAAGCGGCGCCGTGCATGTCACGCGTCGTGAACATCTGTGATCCGTTCAACGAACTGCCGATGGCCAGTGGCGGCCAGTTCGAATCAGCCTGTGCCTGA
- the bluB gene encoding 5,6-dimethylbenzimidazole synthase: MTDHAFTAAERRAIYRVINERRDMRRFSPGATVPETVLARLLAAAHAAPSVGLMQPWRFLRITDDGLRRTIHALVDEERQQTAAALGTRSAEFLALKVEGILDCAELLVVALGDDRDEHVFGRRTMPHMDLASVSCAIQNMWLAARAEGLGMGWVSIFDPRRLGELLEMPVDAEPVAILCLGPVPDFPDRPALEIDEWTFGRPLAEFVSENRWG, translated from the coding sequence GTGACCGACCACGCGTTCACCGCCGCGGAACGCCGAGCCATCTACCGGGTGATCAACGAACGCAGGGACATGCGCAGGTTCAGCCCCGGCGCCACGGTGCCCGAAACGGTGCTGGCCCGGCTACTCGCGGCCGCTCATGCCGCCCCCAGTGTTGGTCTGATGCAGCCCTGGCGGTTCCTGCGGATCACCGACGACGGTCTACGGCGCACGATTCACGCCCTGGTCGACGAGGAACGTCAGCAGACGGCGGCTGCCTTGGGCACGCGATCCGCGGAGTTCCTGGCGCTGAAGGTCGAAGGCATCCTCGACTGCGCCGAACTGCTGGTGGTCGCCCTCGGTGATGACCGCGACGAGCACGTCTTCGGCCGACGCACGATGCCCCACATGGACCTGGCCTCGGTGTCGTGCGCCATTCAGAACATGTGGCTTGCCGCCCGCGCCGAAGGTCTCGGCATGGGCTGGGTCTCGATCTTCGATCCGCGGCGCCTCGGCGAACTACTCGAAATGCCGGTCGACGCCGAGCCGGTGGCGATCCTGTGCCTTGGTCCGGTACCCGACTTCCCCGATCGGCCCGCTCTGGAGATCGACGAGTGGACGTTCGGCCGCCCGCTCGCCGAGTTCGTCAGCGAGAACCGTTGGGGCTAG
- a CDS encoding cytochrome P450, which yields MRAASTVAALGRAAWAGVDPEGFFRRHASDRKPFGVRFPGLGEVLFFSTADGARDILTAPGSQCRAPLPNPIEPVVGQNSLILLSGEAHRRARSILTPPFRGELVRCYADVIAEVTNGEIAGLQPGEQLLVGQAAQRITLDVVIRVVFGVTDSARRSEYARVTTQLLRSGSAALMLVPWLRRDIAGRGPWARLVSFRAELDRLLSDQIEERRRSGEHGGDVLGLILAATDEVGSLPGDEVLRDQLRTMLAAGHETSSTSLAWALFHIHRDDRIRGRVIEELATAATPAEIATLPYLGAVIHETLRMHPTVPIVLRRLTAPLTVDGVVCSAGDVVGIALPALHFNPRMWSDPESFVPERFLDAKPSPFQYAPFGGGYRRCIGAAFAHNELAVAIGTVMKTLDLRLPAHQRGSLPRAVPRGIATKLSREITLDVIARR from the coding sequence GTGAGGGCGGCGTCGACGGTGGCGGCGCTGGGCCGGGCCGCCTGGGCCGGGGTGGACCCGGAAGGATTCTTCCGCCGCCACGCGTCCGACAGAAAGCCGTTCGGAGTGCGGTTCCCCGGACTCGGCGAGGTGCTGTTCTTCTCGACCGCAGACGGTGCGCGCGACATACTGACCGCTCCGGGCTCTCAGTGCCGGGCGCCACTGCCCAACCCGATCGAACCGGTCGTCGGACAGAACTCGCTGATCCTGCTGTCCGGTGAGGCTCATCGGCGGGCCAGAAGCATCCTGACGCCCCCGTTTCGCGGTGAACTCGTGCGCTGCTACGCCGATGTGATCGCCGAGGTTACCAACGGCGAGATCGCGGGCCTGCAACCCGGCGAACAGTTGCTGGTCGGCCAAGCGGCCCAGCGCATCACCCTGGATGTAGTGATCCGCGTGGTGTTCGGCGTGACGGACAGCGCCCGCCGCAGTGAGTATGCCCGGGTGACAACGCAATTACTACGATCCGGCAGCGCGGCGCTGATGCTGGTGCCGTGGTTGCGCCGAGATATCGCTGGGCGGGGTCCGTGGGCGCGGCTGGTTTCCTTTCGCGCGGAGCTCGACCGGTTGCTGTCAGATCAGATCGAAGAGCGAAGGCGCAGCGGCGAACACGGCGGCGATGTACTAGGCCTGATCCTCGCCGCTACCGACGAGGTCGGCAGCCTGCCCGGCGACGAAGTGCTGCGTGACCAACTGCGGACAATGCTCGCTGCCGGGCACGAAACCAGCTCGACCTCGTTGGCGTGGGCACTGTTCCACATTCACCGTGACGACAGGATCCGCGGACGAGTCATCGAGGAGTTGGCGACGGCGGCCACGCCGGCGGAGATCGCTACGCTGCCTTATCTGGGCGCGGTGATCCACGAGACGCTGCGCATGCATCCGACGGTGCCGATCGTGTTACGTCGGCTCACTGCACCGCTGACGGTGGACGGCGTTGTCTGCTCGGCCGGTGATGTGGTGGGAATCGCCTTGCCCGCATTGCATTTCAACCCCCGGATGTGGAGCGATCCGGAGTCCTTCGTGCCGGAGCGGTTCCTGGACGCCAAGCCGTCACCATTTCAGTACGCGCCGTTCGGCGGCGGGTACCGTCGTTGCATCGGTGCGGCCTTCGCGCATAACGAGTTGGCGGTGGCGATCGGCACCGTTATGAAAACACTCGACTTGCGGCTGCCGGCGCACCAACGCGGCAGCCTGCCGCGAGCGGTGCCCCGCGGCATTGCCACCAAGCTCAGTCGCGAGATCACCTTGGATGTGATCGCGCGACGGTGA
- a CDS encoding flavin monoamine oxidase family protein, which translates to MGGVGYDVVVVGAGFAGLVAARELVKSGFDVVVLEGRDRVGGRSSTTTLAGVPVDLGGTFVGPTQDEVLALAKELGCPTEPTYCDGANVIRWRGKVRSYRGTVPRLSVFQLLDIARIQWQVGRLGRDVDITRPWEAPRAKQLDGTTLAGWLHSVGASASSRDLLAIMARVTWGAEPDDVSMLHAVRYVKAAGGLDRMLDVVGGAQQDHFPGGTQQIALKMAAELGDRVRLDCVVSRIEWSDDAVAVMSSGGVVEGRRAILAIPPAHRQGIDIAPAPPLGYQQLAQRWPQGALSKAYAAYSRPFWRDKHLSGQALSDQGPVFITFDVSPGDDGPGVLLGFVDSRGFDALPPDQRRQAALKGFAALFGPDAESPIEYLDHCWGAETFAAGGPTAAVPPGAWTEFGPLLREPVGPLHWAGTETADEWTGFLDGAVRSGQRAAAEVAATLRS; encoded by the coding sequence ATGGGCGGGGTGGGTTATGACGTTGTGGTCGTCGGCGCGGGCTTCGCAGGCCTGGTGGCGGCGCGTGAGCTGGTAAAAAGCGGGTTCGACGTCGTGGTGCTGGAGGGCCGCGACCGCGTCGGCGGACGTTCGAGCACCACGACGCTGGCCGGCGTTCCCGTCGACCTCGGCGGCACCTTCGTCGGCCCCACCCAGGACGAGGTCCTGGCACTGGCCAAGGAACTCGGCTGCCCCACCGAACCGACTTACTGCGACGGCGCCAACGTCATCCGGTGGCGCGGCAAGGTGCGGTCGTACCGCGGCACGGTTCCCCGGCTGTCGGTGTTTCAGCTGCTCGACATCGCCCGGATCCAGTGGCAGGTCGGGCGGCTCGGCAGGGACGTCGACATCACGAGGCCGTGGGAGGCCCCCAGAGCCAAACAGCTCGACGGCACGACGTTGGCGGGCTGGTTGCACTCGGTGGGCGCCAGCGCCTCCTCCCGGGACCTGTTGGCCATCATGGCGCGGGTGACCTGGGGCGCCGAGCCCGACGACGTGTCGATGTTGCACGCCGTGCGCTACGTGAAGGCCGCGGGCGGTCTGGATCGCATGCTCGACGTGGTCGGCGGCGCCCAGCAGGACCACTTCCCCGGCGGTACTCAACAGATCGCACTCAAGATGGCTGCCGAGTTGGGTGACCGGGTCCGGCTCGACTGTGTCGTCTCCCGAATCGAGTGGTCCGACGATGCGGTGGCGGTGATGTCCTCAGGTGGTGTGGTCGAGGGACGGCGCGCAATCCTGGCGATTCCGCCGGCGCACCGCCAAGGTATCGACATCGCCCCCGCACCGCCGCTCGGCTATCAGCAGCTGGCCCAACGCTGGCCACAGGGCGCCCTGAGCAAGGCCTACGCCGCCTATTCCCGGCCATTCTGGCGGGACAAACACCTGTCCGGTCAGGCGCTGTCCGATCAGGGGCCGGTGTTCATCACCTTCGATGTCAGCCCCGGGGACGACGGTCCAGGAGTCCTGCTCGGCTTCGTCGACTCCCGCGGGTTCGACGCGCTGCCCCCGGACCAGCGCCGCCAAGCCGCGCTCAAGGGATTCGCCGCGTTGTTCGGCCCCGACGCCGAGAGCCCTATCGAGTACCTCGACCATTGTTGGGGCGCAGAGACTTTCGCTGCCGGCGGGCCGACGGCAGCGGTGCCGCCGGGGGCGTGGACAGAATTCGGGCCGCTGCTGCGCGAGCCGGTCGGTCCGTTGCACTGGGCCGGCACCGAGACCGCCGATGAGTGGACGGGGTTCCTGGATGGCGCGGTGCGCTCCGGGCAGCGCGCGGCGGCCGAAGTCGCCGCGACCCTCAGGAGCTGA
- a CDS encoding pyridoxal phosphate-dependent aminotransferase: MKFAQSSRLSNLSHETPGPIAEAAARLEMAGHHVMRLDAGDPHPFGFEAPAELVSEIAATLAASAGYTGPKGLLSTRHAVTQYYSARAVPDVHVENVFLGNGASELITMAMTALLEDRDEVLVPAPDFPVWTAAVNVNGGRAVHYRCDESSDWYPDVADIAAKVTARTRAIVIINPNNPTGAVYPPEVLTEILEIAREHNLVVCSDEIYDKILYDDATHTVTASLAPDLLCLTFNGLSKAYRCAGFRAGWLAVSGPTDHATSYLDGLATVAGLRRCANVPAQQAIRIALDAEKSDIDLTLPVGRLHEQRDRAWVALNAIPGVSCVKPRGALYAFPKIDLSVYPIRDDEQFVLDLLLQEKIHIIPGTGLSWPEPDHIRIVTLPHADELGSTIERIGQFLATYRQ; encoded by the coding sequence ATGAAGTTCGCGCAGTCGAGCAGGCTGTCCAACCTGTCGCACGAAACCCCGGGCCCGATCGCCGAAGCGGCGGCCCGGCTGGAAATGGCTGGACACCATGTCATGCGACTGGATGCCGGCGATCCGCATCCGTTCGGTTTCGAGGCACCCGCCGAACTGGTTAGCGAGATCGCCGCAACGTTGGCCGCATCGGCCGGCTACACCGGGCCCAAAGGGCTGCTGTCGACGCGGCACGCCGTCACGCAGTACTACTCGGCCCGTGCTGTCCCGGATGTCCACGTCGAGAACGTGTTCCTCGGCAATGGCGCCTCCGAATTGATCACGATGGCGATGACCGCGCTGCTCGAAGATCGCGACGAAGTCCTGGTGCCCGCGCCCGACTTCCCGGTCTGGACCGCCGCAGTCAACGTCAACGGTGGCCGCGCCGTTCACTATCGTTGCGACGAATCATCGGACTGGTACCCCGACGTCGCCGATATCGCGGCGAAGGTCACCGCCCGAACGCGCGCGATTGTGATCATCAACCCCAACAATCCCACTGGCGCGGTGTACCCGCCCGAAGTACTGACCGAGATCCTCGAGATCGCACGGGAACACAACCTCGTCGTCTGCTCGGACGAGATCTACGACAAGATCCTGTACGACGACGCCACGCACACCGTGACAGCGTCCCTGGCGCCGGATCTGCTCTGTCTGACCTTCAACGGTCTGTCCAAGGCGTACCGCTGTGCGGGGTTTCGCGCCGGCTGGCTTGCGGTGTCGGGACCGACCGACCACGCCACGAGCTACCTCGACGGCCTGGCGACCGTGGCTGGATTGCGCCGCTGCGCGAATGTGCCGGCCCAACAGGCGATTCGGATTGCGCTGGATGCCGAGAAGTCGGACATCGACCTCACTCTGCCCGTTGGTAGATTGCACGAGCAACGCGACCGCGCGTGGGTCGCCCTCAACGCGATTCCAGGTGTCTCGTGCGTCAAGCCCAGAGGCGCGCTGTATGCCTTTCCGAAGATCGACCTCAGCGTGTACCCGATCCGCGATGACGAGCAGTTCGTCCTCGATCTGTTGCTGCAGGAGAAGATTCATATCATCCCTGGGACGGGCCTCAGTTGGCCCGAGCCCGACCACATCCGGATCGTGACCCTGCCCCATGCCGACGAACTGGGATCCACCATCGAGCGAATCGGGCAGTTTCTGGCGACCTATCGCCAGTGA
- a CDS encoding LuxR C-terminal-related transcriptional regulator, protein MNWPFVARSAEIHQAMDAVDNSSFSGVVFVGEAGVGKTALARQVAERFSGRGMRTHFVLGTQTSRDVPLAAFAGIVQIPGALEPIRLLAAAHAALDDVENLLLVVDDAHLLDPLSAIVVHQLAVRGAATLIVTMRTETEVPDAITALWKDQYLRRIEVGAFSHADTGRLLTETLGGPVSGTVVDQLYELSAGSPLLLRGLMDTAVDDGALTDDTGRWRLTHSPRLSSDIEELLESRVRGLPPNERDVLEIVAAAEVLDWNALRSMCDIDAISDAERHAVIHVISDPLRMRVQVAHPVLADVVRKNCGVARLRQINTSLAQKFWSLVGDSDPNAARDPRLVIELARLMMNSDATPDVSLVIDAAESAMTMSSLALAEQLARFAYEHGGGLRAAIALADALGWQGFNEQAEELLASFDPRDEVMLVRWGCLRATNLFFGCGQRVEAEEVLGTVRSRVTLPALRSYALAVEASIAYFAADLDTADAASAAVISDPDAMPMAVLWAAVPAAASANLRGRPEVLAAAASRGADAALHCASGPHQYAISLSEALSALNRGDIAAAAAIVDRQQAQAHGAPHAEAIVAAMAGRVQLAAGHPQAACDWLQRALSAMVSTLSGGWVPLVAAWTVQAEVLRGDSGAAARALSMAEGAWGPAVEVFRPLLELARAYLGAATGATAEAHSAIERAAEAAHRSGGTTGELEALYTGLRFGMEPDVARFKALAEQLNTPIATLAAEQAQAVTTGDGEGLDRVATEWESLGMAAHAADAFAAAALAHRRAGARLSGLQSSTRAHWLVSTFGLHTPATAAGGVPLPLSGREREIATLVADGLTNRQIAERLVVSIRTVEGHLYRVFKQLGINEREQLIRLMRNADPDTPVNG, encoded by the coding sequence TTGAACTGGCCGTTCGTTGCCCGGTCGGCGGAGATCCACCAAGCGATGGACGCCGTCGACAACTCGTCTTTCAGCGGCGTCGTTTTCGTCGGGGAGGCCGGTGTCGGTAAGACCGCGCTGGCACGTCAGGTAGCTGAACGGTTCAGCGGCCGCGGGATGCGGACCCATTTCGTCCTGGGGACTCAGACATCTCGGGACGTGCCGCTGGCGGCCTTCGCGGGCATCGTGCAGATCCCGGGTGCACTTGAACCGATCCGCCTGCTCGCCGCGGCCCACGCCGCGCTCGACGACGTGGAGAACCTGCTGCTGGTCGTCGATGACGCGCATTTGCTCGATCCGCTTTCGGCGATCGTCGTGCACCAGCTCGCCGTGCGCGGGGCGGCCACGCTGATCGTCACCATGCGCACGGAAACCGAGGTCCCCGACGCCATCACCGCGTTGTGGAAAGACCAGTACCTTCGCCGCATCGAGGTCGGCGCGTTCTCGCACGCCGACACCGGGCGGCTGCTCACCGAGACGTTGGGTGGCCCCGTCTCCGGCACCGTCGTCGACCAGCTTTACGAGTTGTCGGCGGGCAGTCCGCTGCTGTTGCGTGGCCTGATGGACACCGCGGTGGACGACGGTGCGCTCACCGACGACACGGGCCGGTGGCGGCTCACCCATTCGCCGCGGCTTAGCTCAGATATCGAGGAACTGCTGGAGTCTCGGGTTCGCGGCCTGCCGCCAAACGAGCGTGACGTTCTCGAAATCGTCGCAGCCGCAGAAGTTCTGGACTGGAACGCGCTCCGGTCGATGTGTGATATCGACGCGATCAGCGATGCTGAACGTCACGCTGTCATCCACGTGATCAGCGACCCGCTACGCATGCGTGTTCAGGTGGCGCACCCGGTACTGGCTGACGTCGTGCGCAAGAACTGCGGTGTGGCGCGGCTGCGGCAGATCAACACGTCTCTGGCGCAGAAGTTTTGGTCGCTGGTCGGTGATTCGGACCCGAATGCGGCGCGGGACCCGCGGCTGGTCATCGAACTCGCCCGGCTGATGATGAACAGTGATGCGACACCGGACGTCAGCCTGGTGATTGATGCCGCCGAGAGTGCGATGACGATGTCCAGTCTCGCGCTCGCCGAACAGCTGGCGCGGTTCGCCTACGAGCATGGCGGGGGATTGCGCGCGGCCATCGCGCTTGCTGATGCGCTGGGCTGGCAGGGTTTCAACGAGCAGGCTGAAGAGCTCTTGGCGTCCTTCGATCCGCGCGACGAGGTCATGCTTGTGCGTTGGGGGTGCCTGCGGGCCACCAACCTGTTCTTCGGCTGCGGGCAGCGAGTGGAAGCCGAGGAGGTATTGGGCACCGTCCGCTCCCGCGTCACCCTTCCCGCCCTGCGCAGCTACGCGCTGGCGGTCGAGGCGTCCATCGCCTACTTCGCTGCCGACCTCGACACCGCCGACGCGGCAAGCGCGGCCGTCATCTCCGATCCGGACGCGATGCCGATGGCAGTTCTGTGGGCGGCAGTCCCGGCCGCGGCGTCCGCGAACCTCCGAGGTCGGCCCGAGGTGCTGGCGGCCGCGGCCAGCCGTGGCGCCGACGCCGCACTGCACTGTGCGTCCGGGCCACACCAATACGCCATCTCGTTGTCGGAGGCGCTCTCGGCGCTCAACCGCGGTGACATCGCCGCCGCCGCGGCGATCGTCGACCGGCAGCAGGCCCAGGCTCACGGGGCCCCGCACGCCGAGGCCATCGTCGCCGCAATGGCAGGCCGCGTGCAGCTTGCGGCCGGGCACCCGCAGGCCGCCTGCGACTGGCTGCAGCGTGCGTTGTCCGCGATGGTGTCCACCCTGTCTGGTGGCTGGGTGCCTCTGGTTGCGGCCTGGACCGTCCAGGCCGAGGTACTGCGCGGTGACAGCGGTGCGGCCGCCCGAGCACTGAGCATGGCCGAAGGCGCGTGGGGACCCGCGGTGGAAGTGTTCCGGCCATTGCTCGAGCTGGCCAGGGCGTATCTCGGCGCCGCCACCGGCGCGACCGCCGAAGCCCACAGCGCGATCGAGCGGGCCGCGGAAGCCGCCCACCGCTCCGGTGGCACCACCGGCGAGCTGGAAGCGCTCTATACCGGCTTGCGGTTCGGGATGGAACCCGACGTTGCCCGATTCAAAGCCCTTGCAGAACAATTGAATACGCCTATTGCCACGCTTGCGGCGGAGCAGGCGCAAGCGGTCACGACCGGCGACGGGGAAGGCCTCGACCGGGTGGCCACTGAATGGGAATCCCTAGGGATGGCGGCGCATGCGGCCGACGCCTTCGCTGCCGCGGCGCTGGCACACCGGCGAGCGGGCGCACGGCTGTCGGGGCTTCAATCCTCGACGCGGGCGCACTGGCTGGTCAGTACCTTCGGGCTGCATACTCCTGCGACGGCAGCCGGCGGAGTTCCGTTGCCGCTCAGCGGTCGTGAGCGTGAGATCGCGACCCTGGTCGCGGACGGGCTGACAAACCGGCAAATCGCCGAACGGCTGGTGGTATCGATCCGCACCGTTGAAGGCCACCTCTACCGGGTGTTCAAACAGCTCGGAATCAACGAACGCGAGCAGCTGATCCGTCTGATGCGCAACGCCGATCCTGACACACCGGTAAACGGCTAG
- a CDS encoding phosphotransferase family protein, whose product MTNQPTVETDVERLQRSGRDVSTIPAVLSQWLSTVMPGGVKPEVTVESGIDSNGMSSETIILTGRWEEDGEKVEEKWVARVAPTEEDVPVFITYRMDHQFDVIRLVGELTDVPVPKVRWIDSTGTVLGAPFFLMDHASGIVPPDVMPYTFGGNWFADAPVEQQRTLQDTTVEVLAKLHSIPNAADTFGFLTEAVPEGDTPLRRQLNWLKGWYEFAVPDIGRSPLVETALGWLEDNFPADVAAGETVLAWGDSRVGNVLYEDFRPVAVLDWEMATLGPRELDVAWIIFAHMVFQELAGLAGMPGLPDVMREDDVRATYQKLTGVELGDLRWFYVYSGVIWCCVFMRTGARRVHFGEIEKPEDVESTFYHAGLLRRLIEEA is encoded by the coding sequence GTGACCAACCAACCGACCGTAGAAACCGACGTCGAGCGGTTACAGCGATCCGGCCGTGACGTCAGCACCATTCCCGCGGTGCTCTCGCAGTGGCTGTCCACCGTCATGCCCGGCGGCGTGAAACCGGAGGTGACCGTCGAGAGCGGCATCGACTCCAATGGCATGTCGTCGGAGACGATCATCCTGACCGGCCGCTGGGAAGAAGACGGCGAGAAGGTCGAAGAGAAGTGGGTGGCCCGGGTGGCACCCACCGAGGAAGACGTTCCGGTGTTCATCACCTACCGGATGGACCATCAGTTCGACGTCATCCGGCTGGTCGGGGAACTGACCGACGTGCCGGTTCCGAAGGTGCGCTGGATCGATTCGACCGGCACGGTGCTCGGCGCTCCCTTCTTCCTGATGGACCACGCCTCGGGCATCGTTCCGCCGGATGTGATGCCGTACACCTTCGGCGGCAACTGGTTTGCCGATGCGCCCGTCGAACAACAGCGCACACTGCAGGATACGACCGTCGAGGTTCTGGCCAAACTGCACTCAATCCCCAACGCGGCCGACACATTCGGCTTCCTCACCGAGGCAGTGCCCGAGGGCGACACGCCATTGCGCCGTCAATTGAACTGGCTCAAGGGCTGGTACGAATTCGCCGTCCCCGACATCGGTCGCTCACCGCTGGTCGAGACCGCCCTGGGCTGGCTGGAGGACAACTTCCCCGCCGACGTCGCTGCCGGAGAAACAGTCCTGGCGTGGGGTGACTCGCGAGTCGGCAACGTCCTCTACGAAGACTTCCGTCCCGTCGCGGTGCTGGACTGGGAGATGGCGACGCTGGGTCCGCGCGAGTTGGACGTGGCGTGGATCATCTTCGCGCACATGGTGTTCCAGGAACTTGCCGGACTGGCCGGGATGCCCGGGCTGCCGGATGTGATGCGCGAGGATGACGTTCGCGCCACCTATCAGAAGCTGACCGGCGTCGAACTCGGAGACCTGAGATGGTTCTACGTCTATTCCGGGGTGATCTGGTGCTGTGTGTTCATGCGCACCGGTGCGCGGCGCGTGCACTTCGGCGAGATCGAGAAGCCTGAAGACGTCGAGTCGACGTTCTACCACGCCGGCCTGCTGCGCCGGCTCATCGAGGAGGCATAG
- a CDS encoding class I SAM-dependent methyltransferase, translated as MDIATMPRGGFDASWLDRRLQTDRPEYLDRDDVDDRVKRQVIWSLDWMGRILRDHDHLAARALPLVAGIGDPKILELGAGHGALSRAVLKMHSTAQVTVTDIDPVSVSNIAAGDLGRHPRAAVRRVDATDIDAPDRSYDLALFALSFHHLRPAQAARVLTEGTRVADKLVVCDLRRPPAPVHVLRLVSMLPFVFLPFAHDGLISSLRAYSPSAFLALAAHADPAIRLEFSRLGRNQVVVASRVT; from the coding sequence ATGGATATCGCAACCATGCCGCGCGGCGGGTTCGACGCCTCATGGCTGGACCGGCGCCTGCAAACCGACCGGCCGGAATACCTCGACCGCGACGACGTCGACGATCGCGTCAAGCGGCAGGTGATCTGGTCGCTTGACTGGATGGGCCGGATCCTGCGCGATCACGACCACCTCGCCGCCCGGGCCCTGCCGCTGGTCGCAGGCATCGGCGACCCGAAGATTCTGGAACTGGGCGCCGGCCACGGCGCGTTGTCGCGCGCGGTACTGAAAATGCACTCCACCGCGCAGGTTACGGTGACCGACATCGATCCGGTGTCGGTCTCGAATATCGCTGCCGGCGACCTGGGCCGTCATCCGCGCGCCGCCGTGCGTAGGGTCGACGCCACCGACATCGATGCCCCCGACCGGTCCTACGACCTCGCTTTGTTCGCCCTGTCGTTTCATCACCTGCGGCCCGCCCAGGCGGCCCGGGTGTTGACCGAAGGAACCCGGGTGGCGGACAAGCTGGTGGTGTGCGACCTGCGTCGGCCACCGGCCCCGGTGCACGTGCTCCGGCTGGTGTCGATGCTGCCCTTCGTCTTCCTGCCATTCGCTCACGACGGCTTGATCAGCTCGTTGCGCGCGTACAGCCCCTCGGCATTTCTGGCGTTGGCCGCGCACGCCGACCCGGCGATTCGCCTCGAGTTCAGCCGACTCGGGCGTAACCAGGTCGTCGTGGCGTCGAGGGTGACGTGA
- a CDS encoding alpha/beta fold hydrolase, with protein sequence MSMSHAAVLSGPTLPPSQTLEVKAADGTRLHTEVFGPDDGYPIVLAHGITCAIRVWHEQINDLSRDYRVIAYDHRGHGRSGLAPRSSYSLGHLASDLDAVLSATLRPGERAVIAGHSMGGIAISAWSDRYRHRVAQRADAVALINTTTGDLLKEINLLRVPPMLAGGRSLAARQVIRAFGGAPLVRGAQPGSRWFVAMMAVGAGADPAVADLIHELFATTPAAGRGAWARVLVDEMGPRHIDLTGLTVPTLVIGSSKDRLLPMCQARKIADAAPNLVELVEMPGGHCAILEHPEAVNAHLRTLAESVSTQRRISS encoded by the coding sequence ATGTCGATGTCCCATGCGGCCGTTCTCAGCGGACCCACGTTGCCGCCCAGTCAAACCCTCGAGGTCAAGGCCGCCGACGGTACCCGCCTGCACACCGAGGTCTTCGGCCCCGATGACGGCTACCCGATCGTGCTGGCGCACGGCATCACCTGCGCCATCCGGGTCTGGCACGAACAGATCAATGACCTGTCGCGTGACTACCGGGTGATCGCCTACGACCATCGCGGGCATGGCCGTAGTGGGTTGGCCCCTCGGTCGTCGTACAGCCTCGGCCACCTCGCCAGTGATCTGGATGCCGTCCTGTCGGCCACCCTGCGACCGGGGGAGCGGGCCGTCATCGCCGGACACTCGATGGGCGGGATCGCGATCAGCGCCTGGTCCGACCGCTACCGGCACCGGGTTGCACAGCGTGCCGACGCCGTCGCCCTCATCAACACCACCACTGGTGACCTGCTCAAAGAGATCAACCTGTTGCGGGTGCCGCCCATGTTGGCCGGCGGCCGGTCGCTGGCCGCGCGCCAGGTGATCAGGGCGTTCGGCGGGGCACCGTTGGTACGGGGCGCCCAGCCCGGCAGCCGCTGGTTCGTCGCGATGATGGCCGTCGGCGCGGGGGCCGACCCTGCCGTCGCCGACCTCATCCATGAGCTCTTCGCCACCACCCCGGCGGCTGGGCGTGGGGCCTGGGCGCGCGTGCTTGTCGACGAGATGGGGCCCCGCCACATCGACCTCACCGGTCTGACCGTGCCGACCCTGGTCATCGGGAGCAGCAAAGACCGGTTGCTGCCGATGTGCCAAGCCCGCAAGATCGCCGACGCCGCCCCCAACCTGGTCGAACTGGTCGAGATGCCGGGCGGGCACTGCGCCATCCTGGAACACCCTGAGGCGGTCAACGCGCACCTGCGGACGCTGGCCGAATCAGTGTCCACGCAGCGGCGCATCAGCTCCTGA